The following are encoded together in the Echinicola jeungdonensis genome:
- the mnmA gene encoding tRNA 2-thiouridine(34) synthase MnmA, producing the protein MNKKTRVVVGLSGGVDSSVTAYLLQQQGYEVIGMFMKNWHDESVTISNECPWMEDSTDAMLVAEKLGIPFQAIDLSEEYRERIVDYMFAEYEAGRTPNPDVLCNREIKFDIFLKAAQKLKANYVATGHYCQKGEIEVNGHKVFQLLAGADPNKDQSYFLCQLTQDQLAKALFPIGHLQKFEVRQIAKEQELVTADKKDSQGLCFVGKVRLPEFLQQQLKPKKGPIVVVPEDLPIYQHQKVPAGMAPEDLDQEALEQICLPVHYQKDQGKKIAEHNGAHYFTVGQRKGLNVGGTGKPLFVIGTDTQENVIYTGLGEDHPGLMRNGLFVPAKDIHWIRKDLELTPGQSKRYLARIRYRQPLSWATLIMKKNGLYVLFEKPQKGIASGQFVAWYDGEESIGSGVIA; encoded by the coding sequence ATGAATAAAAAGACCAGGGTCGTAGTTGGCCTCTCAGGTGGCGTGGACAGTTCCGTGACAGCCTACTTGCTTCAACAACAAGGATATGAAGTCATTGGGATGTTTATGAAAAACTGGCATGATGAATCCGTAACTATTTCCAACGAATGTCCTTGGATGGAAGATAGTACTGATGCCATGTTGGTAGCCGAAAAATTAGGAATTCCCTTTCAAGCTATTGATTTAAGTGAGGAATACCGGGAAAGAATTGTGGATTATATGTTTGCTGAATATGAAGCAGGCAGGACTCCTAATCCGGATGTTCTTTGTAACCGGGAAATTAAGTTTGATATTTTTTTAAAAGCAGCCCAAAAGTTAAAGGCCAATTATGTGGCCACCGGGCATTATTGCCAAAAAGGTGAAATTGAAGTAAATGGACATAAAGTATTCCAACTTCTTGCAGGTGCAGACCCCAACAAAGATCAAAGTTATTTTCTTTGCCAATTGACCCAAGATCAATTGGCAAAGGCGTTGTTTCCTATTGGCCATCTTCAAAAATTTGAAGTCAGACAAATTGCCAAGGAACAAGAATTAGTAACGGCTGATAAAAAGGATAGCCAGGGCCTTTGCTTTGTTGGAAAGGTAAGGTTACCCGAATTCCTTCAGCAACAATTAAAGCCCAAAAAAGGGCCAATTGTGGTTGTACCAGAAGATTTGCCAATTTATCAACATCAAAAAGTTCCTGCTGGGATGGCTCCTGAAGATTTGGACCAGGAAGCCCTTGAGCAAATATGTTTGCCGGTCCACTATCAAAAAGATCAGGGAAAAAAAATAGCTGAACATAATGGAGCCCATTATTTTACAGTGGGTCAAAGGAAAGGCCTGAATGTTGGAGGAACTGGGAAACCCTTATTTGTCATTGGTACGGATACTCAGGAAAACGTAATTTATACCGGTCTTGGAGAAGACCATCCTGGGTTGATGAGAAATGGCCTTTTCGTTCCTGCTAAGGATATCCATTGGATCAGGAAAGACCTGGAGTTGACTCCAGGTCAAAGCAAAAGGTATTTGGCAAGGATCCGTTACAGGCAGCCATTGAGCTGGGCTACCCTGATCATGAAGAAAAATGGTTTATATGTACTTTTCGAAAAGCCTCAAAAAGGAATAGCTTCAGGGCAGTTTGTTGCTTGGTATGATGGTGAAGAAAGTATTGGATCTGGAGTGATAGCATAG
- the hrpB gene encoding ATP-dependent helicase HrpB: MAFHPKTIDLPVVEILPQAREKLSDHNTLILNAPPGAGKSTVVPLALLEELWLAGKKILMLEPRRLAAKSIAKRMADLLGEDIGKNVGFRIRFENQTTSQTRIEVLTEGILTRMIHNDNALEDVGLVIFDEFHERNIHADVAMALCREVQQILRPDLRILVMSATLDLPLLSQLLEAPIVESKGKQYPVNIIHTHETDEWSIPESTASIIQTACTEQHGDILAFLPGQGEIKKCEDILKTKLPQMEICPLFGQLPLYQQQKAIFPHPKGKRKVVLATSIAETSLTIEGIHTVVDSGFGRSSLFDPRSGLSRLVTTPITKDAADQRAGRAGRLGPGTCYRLWTRATEDRMKPFRVPEILEADLASLFLDLVQWGIDDINKMTWLTPPPQGALNQARELLEELGAISEGKITSHGKLIRDLPCHPRIAHMLIKAKGLGKLPLATDIAALLDERDPLDKEMGTDFNLRLEALRRHRDQKRKGKKLAKIEMVAGNYRKLFRIEIENVSFDHLDTGLLLTYAYPERIAHARPGNNAQFQLTNGKLAMMSHLDHLAHEPWICISHIDARDGMGKIFMAAPLDPEYLAPMVKEQEVVNWETHKGGFIAEKQWRIGHIVLKKKPLKHFDPSLKEKAIYKAIQNEGERLLNFDKEVEQFQNRINSLRIWRPDENWPDLSSGAITKKPDMLIPYIQGIEKPEDLKKLDLKKILFHDLPFELQNQLEVLAPEKIKVPSGSRVKIKYSQDGELPVLEVRLQEVFGLLDSPKVNEGNTPLMVHLLSPGFKPVQITGDLRSFWENAYFEVKKELKRRYPKHQWPENPLEAEAVRGVKRRGK; this comes from the coding sequence TTGGCTTTTCATCCAAAAACAATTGACCTACCTGTAGTAGAAATTTTACCCCAGGCCCGGGAAAAACTATCAGACCATAATACCTTGATTTTAAATGCACCTCCTGGAGCAGGGAAAAGTACGGTCGTTCCTTTGGCCTTATTAGAGGAATTATGGTTGGCAGGAAAAAAAATTTTAATGTTGGAACCTAGAAGGTTAGCCGCAAAATCCATTGCAAAGAGGATGGCGGACTTATTGGGAGAAGACATTGGAAAAAATGTAGGTTTTCGGATTCGATTTGAAAATCAAACTACAAGTCAAACCCGTATTGAGGTGCTTACGGAAGGTATTCTTACAAGGATGATCCATAATGACAACGCATTGGAGGATGTTGGTTTGGTTATTTTTGATGAATTTCATGAGCGAAATATCCATGCGGATGTTGCTATGGCCTTGTGTAGAGAAGTCCAACAAATACTTAGACCTGACCTAAGGATATTGGTTATGTCGGCCACCTTAGATTTGCCCCTATTGTCCCAGTTATTAGAGGCACCTATAGTAGAAAGTAAAGGAAAGCAGTATCCTGTTAATATTATCCATACCCATGAAACGGATGAATGGTCAATTCCTGAATCCACGGCAAGTATAATTCAGACTGCTTGCACGGAACAGCATGGTGATATATTGGCATTTTTACCAGGGCAGGGTGAAATCAAAAAATGTGAGGACATCCTGAAAACCAAATTGCCCCAAATGGAAATTTGTCCCTTGTTTGGCCAACTTCCCCTTTATCAACAACAAAAAGCCATATTTCCCCACCCAAAGGGTAAAAGGAAAGTGGTCCTGGCTACCTCTATTGCAGAAACCAGTTTGACCATTGAAGGTATCCATACGGTGGTGGATTCCGGATTTGGCCGTTCCTCCCTTTTTGATCCTCGTTCAGGACTTTCAAGGTTGGTAACAACTCCCATAACCAAAGATGCTGCAGACCAAAGAGCTGGGAGAGCGGGGCGTTTGGGACCAGGCACTTGCTATAGGCTTTGGACCAGGGCTACTGAAGACAGGATGAAACCATTTAGAGTTCCGGAAATCCTTGAGGCAGATTTAGCCTCTTTATTTTTGGACCTGGTTCAATGGGGAATTGATGATATAAATAAAATGACTTGGCTAACCCCCCCTCCCCAAGGAGCACTAAACCAAGCCAGGGAATTGTTGGAAGAATTAGGAGCCATTTCGGAGGGTAAAATCACCTCCCATGGGAAGCTGATTAGGGATTTACCTTGCCATCCCAGAATAGCCCATATGTTAATCAAAGCTAAAGGACTAGGTAAACTGCCTTTGGCCACTGATATTGCTGCCCTTTTGGATGAAAGAGATCCTCTGGATAAGGAAATGGGGACTGATTTTAACCTTAGGTTGGAAGCTTTACGTAGACATCGTGATCAAAAAAGGAAAGGGAAAAAATTGGCCAAAATCGAAATGGTAGCAGGAAACTATCGAAAACTTTTTAGGATCGAAATAGAGAATGTTTCCTTTGATCACTTGGATACCGGTTTATTATTGACCTATGCCTACCCAGAGAGGATTGCCCATGCAAGACCTGGTAATAATGCCCAATTTCAATTGACCAATGGAAAATTGGCGATGATGTCCCATTTGGATCACCTTGCCCATGAACCTTGGATTTGTATTTCCCATATTGACGCAAGGGATGGGATGGGAAAAATTTTTATGGCTGCCCCTTTAGATCCAGAATACCTCGCACCGATGGTTAAAGAACAAGAGGTAGTCAATTGGGAAACCCATAAGGGTGGTTTTATTGCAGAAAAACAATGGCGAATCGGTCACATTGTTTTGAAGAAAAAGCCCCTTAAACATTTTGATCCTTCCCTTAAGGAAAAGGCAATTTACAAAGCCATACAAAATGAAGGTGAAAGGTTATTAAACTTTGACAAAGAGGTGGAACAATTCCAAAACAGGATCAACAGCTTGCGAATATGGAGGCCTGATGAAAATTGGCCAGACCTGAGTTCCGGGGCAATTACAAAAAAACCGGATATGTTAATTCCTTATATTCAAGGAATTGAGAAACCGGAAGATTTAAAAAAACTGGATCTTAAAAAAATATTGTTTCATGATTTACCATTTGAATTGCAAAACCAACTTGAAGTACTAGCTCCGGAAAAAATTAAAGTCCCCTCTGGATCCCGGGTAAAAATCAAATATTCCCAGGATGGCGAGCTACCAGTATTAGAGGTTCGGCTTCAGGAGGTTTTTGGGTTATTGGACAGCCCAAAAGTAAATGAAGGAAATACCCCATTAATGGTGCATTTATTATCCCCAGGCTTTAAACCGGTACAGATCACAGGTGATTTGAGGAGTTTCTGGGAAAATGCCTATTTTGAAGTTAAAAAGGAGTTAAAAAGAAGGTATCCAAAACACCAATGGCCGGAAAACCCCTTGGAAGCAGAAGCAGTCCGGGGA
- a CDS encoding DUF2911 domain-containing protein — MKKLSVAKLMMSTIFGLFICMSVMAQEEKKMASPPESVEGEINGAKISIHYHSPSVKGREIFGGLVPYGKVWRAGANNATTFETDKDLKIQGETLPAGKYSFFILPGEEESVFIFNTVAKQWGAYDYDESKDALRVTVPVEEMDEMEEMLVYKIVDDGIEVKWNHTKFKAIIE, encoded by the coding sequence ATGAAAAAATTATCAGTTGCAAAGCTAATGATGTCAACCATCTTCGGCTTATTTATATGCATGAGCGTGATGGCCCAAGAAGAAAAGAAAATGGCCAGTCCTCCGGAATCTGTTGAAGGTGAAATCAATGGGGCAAAAATTTCAATCCATTACCATAGCCCATCTGTAAAAGGAAGGGAAATTTTTGGTGGTTTGGTACCCTATGGAAAAGTTTGGAGAGCCGGTGCGAATAACGCAACTACATTTGAAACTGATAAGGACCTTAAAATCCAAGGGGAAACCTTACCTGCCGGTAAATATAGCTTTTTCATACTCCCTGGTGAGGAAGAGTCAGTTTTTATCTTTAATACCGTTGCCAAACAATGGGGAGCATATGATTATGATGAATCCAAAGATGCATTAAGGGTAACTGTTCCTGTGGAAGAAATGGATGAAATGGAAGAAATGTTAGTTTATAAAATTGTTGATGATGGGATTGAAGTAAAATGGAATCATACCAAATTCAAAGCAATCATAGAATAA